Within the Malus sylvestris chromosome 4, drMalSylv7.2, whole genome shotgun sequence genome, the region AGTTCAACAATTTACATGAAACCATGAGGCTTTTAGTCTCCTAAACTCCATTGTTATCGCACAAAAGATTGTAAAATACAGTTTgaaatgaaatacataaatatggtgCCTAAATCCCTTCTTTTTCCTAAGACCCCAAGCTAAATGAGGCCCAAAGACAATGGTACAAACCAGGCTAGAAAAGCACAGCTGAGACTCTCAGCTCCTGGACTTATCAGTGCAGGCTTCAAACCAAGCTGCAACCCATTTTATCCCTAAACAAATTTGCAACCCATGTTTTACTTCGTTTTGGGCTTGTTGATAACAAACCAAATCCCACATTCGAGCACAATTTGTTCCAGAGGAGAATTTCGGAGTCCGACGGCAACTGAACTACGTGTCCATGCAGatcaaaacacaaaatacatccCCTATCCCACTCCCATGAGTTGTCGTGCTAACCATGATCTACTGTTGGTTCCATCCTGTGCCACAACCCCCCTAATCCGACACACGTACAGAAGACCTTCTCGTTGAAGAGTACACAAAGTCCTACATCAAAGATTtgacacaacaacaacaaagactTTTTTtactaagtggggttggctgTATGAATTTTAGAACGTTATTGCGCTCGGTTATGTGTCATATCTTCTgtagatccaagtactccaagttttttcttagagtctcttccaaagtcttcttGGGTCATCTACCTCTTCGACTTTGAACCTCTGTCATGTaattagggctgggttcggttcttatcggttcggttttttgccaaaaccgaaaccaaaccgaaatttcggttcggttcggttcggcccaaatttttttcggtttttttcggttcggtttttttttcggttcggtttttccggttcggtttcggttttttttcggtttttttttttctccaaaaaatgcaaaacaaccacaacataagatagaaataaaaaatatgacatGTTTCCATCTCTCCAGGACGGTTTTTCAATATTCATGAGGTACTAGGCTTCCACATTGTCGTGTTGTTTGAATCAAACAACGAAACATGATACTTTTACAGGCACTTCATAGTCCTGCGTATGAGATGAATGATTTGAGATGGTCAAGTACATATTCAAGTATGCGCTGGTTGCTTGAAGATCATTTTAGTTCTCACTTCTCACTGAGTTACATACTCAAGTTTGAAGTGGCTACACATAACCAAGAGTGAGTCCTTAGAAAGTCATAATGCTGCAAGCAAAACAAGCCGAGGGAAGGGACAAAATCTATCACGAAATCAAGCCTAGTACCTCCATTTTTATAGCCACCACGATCATATGGATGGGAATATATTTGCCCTCCTTTCTCTGCAAGCCACATACCTCTCACTCCTTCATGGTACTGccagaaagaaggaaaaagaagtgCTATGAAATAGCGGTCCAAATATCTAAATCAGATTTGCCgcaaaaaaaagaacaataatATACAACTTGTTAATTCCTAATAACCTCAATTGTGGTCTTGTTTTGCAAAGTGAGGTAGATAATATGCCAACCTAAAAGAACACTCAGCGCCACACATAAGGGAACTAGCAACAGCCCAGAAATGACCTGAAActtgaaaagagaaaaatgataAGCAAGCTGTCTTGTATCCAAGTATCAAACATAAACCCAACACTTAACCTTACATATGCAGTTTGAAAAGAG harbors:
- the LOC126619011 gene encoding probable protein S-acyltransferase 16 isoform X3, whose amino-acid sequence is MAASVLTLWHPLFSLNQKVLLVGSLTYDPKKEDQETGDSFQTAYFQVISGLLLVPLCVALSVLLGWHIIYLTLQNKTTIEYHEGVRGMWLAEKGGQIYSHPYDRGGYKNGATSNLSM
- the LOC126619011 gene encoding probable protein S-acyltransferase 16 isoform X2, which codes for MAASVLTLWHPLFSLNQKVLLVGSLTYDPKKEDQETGDSFQTAYVISGLLLVPLCVALSVLLGWHIIYLTLQNKTTIEYHEGVRGMWLAEKGGQIYSHPYDRGGYKNGGTRLDFVIDFVPSLGLFCLQHYDFLRTHSWLCVATSNLSM
- the LOC126619011 gene encoding probable protein S-acyltransferase 16 isoform X1: MAASVLTLWHPLFSLNQKVLLVGSLTYDPKKEDQETGDSFQTAYFQVISGLLLVPLCVALSVLLGWHIIYLTLQNKTTIEYHEGVRGMWLAEKGGQIYSHPYDRGGYKNGGTRLDFVIDFVPSLGLFCLQHYDFLRTHSWLCVATSNLSM